The genome window TCGTGGGACGGAAACGTGGAGGAGTTTTGGGACCGGAAGGAAATGGTGCATGAGATGCCGGCACGTGAAGCGGTGCACGATAACTCGGCGGCGATGTGGCGTGGGCGCGTCGACCGGTGCACGATTAATCGGTGGCGATGTGGTGTGGGACGTCTTCTCTCTCGCACAGGGCTGATTGCGGCTGCGGGTTTCTTCTTGCATGTATCGGATCTATTCGATCCGCTTCAAACGTGGTGAGGTATTGTTTTGAATTTCTCGCGAATGTTTATCTTTTTATGTATGATGCTAGAACATTATTGATAGAGTATATCGTGGATCTCGCTGTATGGACACGACCTCCGACCACATCAATGCAAGCACGGAATCTCACGAGGAATACAGCGTCACGTCGGATGCTTCACCGAGAATTCGAGACAATGACCGCTCCCCTCCTATGCCATCTGGGGTCGCACGACCTAGCATCGTCCCAACAATGGTCGCTCTGGGAAGTTCGGGACGCATCGCATGACATTGTTCCACACATACCGGACAGTGATCATCCGAAGGTATGAATTCACCGTCCATAGAGTTGGTAGCTGTGCGAAGATCGTACATACTCGATCGCTTAAAGTTGTTACATGCCCACCCACCCTGAGGACTTCGCCAGGCTTGGTCTTGTGCTCCTCTCGCGCCACCACGATGGTGTCATCGACCAGTCCcctagtgtcacggacaaacttctaaacatgatgtttgatataatgcttatgtatgtctgtgttttttggtatgttcatactttgcctagcatgtagagagacaaccgaaggcttaataatctcATTTTAATTGGGTTTGATGGTCGTttaaggcttgtaaataaagatcgtGTCAtgcggacacttgtgagagattttcgatctgtagtgaatcattttaccctttgttgtgcaactgttcagaacttgtaaagtctgtttgtaatttgctttgtctatgaagtgttttcgaaaatattTGCTTCtggatcccgaatgagacatTTTCtcaaacccgttctctcttttgtgggtcctaagggacatgggaggcttcggggaggttgacctttgcggatggacacgcaagggtgccgcacgatttaggcaaaaccagctaagtctgtgacactaGGGTAGACGACCTTGGCTCAGGTCGTGGACTCCTCCACCGCCGCAATGGCCGCGACATCTCAACGCTCGATCGGGCTATCGTCGATTGACCTCGCCGTGGGTTGTAGTGCCTCCCTCATGGTGACCTTATCAATCCACATGGCCACCTGCAACGTCGAGTCTTGCGCCCATCCGCCATCGGTCCTCCTTGGTTGACCCTGACTCATAACGTCGGACCTCAGTCGATCGAGCTATGTATAGATAGTTTCATGCGATCAAAAAACCAACACCGACGACGGCGGAGTTGGCACGTTGTCGACGCGTGGGCAGATGAGACGGGCCCGGCTGCAGGAAGCGGAGGTGGACACACTGCAGTAGCGGAGAAGGCGGTGGGGAAAAGAATAGTCACGGCTAGTTGTAGATAAACTCCGACGTGTTGAGGTGGATTTCATCAGAATAAAAGAACTGCCGAGAAGTCCTCCATGTTAAGAAGCTGAACAGAAATATTAGATTGTAGATGCTGAGAGGTAGACCAAAAAGCAATATGAATTGAAACGATCAACAAAAAGTTTACGAGACTACATAATTTCCAATTTTATTGTATCCATATCTAAAGGCGAGCTTTATAAATATGCACACGCCTTAACGAGGCTTCCTTGTAGAAAACAATTCATCAGAATCTTGTCACTATTTCTCATGTAAAGTGTAAAGCGCCTTGGCATCCAAATTCTACAGTTAACAACCTCTACATctaatgaagagagagagagagagagagagagagagagagagagaggagaatcgtACTACCTTTGAGAAATGGAGGGGAGGAACTAGACATCGGTCAAAATCAGTGATGAAACAATCATGACATACGCAAGAAAGAACAAGACCGCGATCTGCATGAAGAACTTTGGGTTATCCCTCAAGCTTGGAGCGGCAGCAGCTCTGTCGGTCAGGAAAACAACCATGTCACAAAGCAAACTTAATATGAGAAATTACGCTAACTAAAGAACGAAGAGAACGAACCTTGCGATACGTTGGGAAAGCCGACGGAAAGGTAAACTTTGGATAAACACGACTCCGGGACCTGAGAGAGTggccatcaattggttatcacccTGCAAATGCACGATGGAAATTTCAGTGTCAAATCAAATAGATCAGTGACGGGAGATTCAGCAGATGACAGTTTGTGAAGTGCATCAACTTGAATGTAGTATGTAACAGCTAATGCATATGATCGAGCATTAGTCGAATGCAAATACCAGCATCGTGAAAAGTACAACTGCAAAGTATTGggagacatcccattgcttacatACTGATCTAAATGTTACCATCATGtaactatttcatatgccatgaAGACAAGGTTTGGTGCCAGCAAAACTATCATGCTTAGATAACCATTAAgtacataaaataaaattcatgCCCATCACAAATATGTTTAATATCTAACTTAATAACCCACCACCATTCAATTCATTCAGCAGATATCCTAAACCGAGAATGCCGGCAAGTATGATCTAGGTCGAGAAGTAGGAAAAGTTCATGAGCTCACCCCAAAGACCACCCTCCTCATCGGACTGGAGTACTTCAGTTGAAAATTGATAGAGCTTGTCATAGCTATAATGCATGCAGCGTCAACTATAAATACTTCTCCAGGAGCAAGAATTTTCTGCACTACTAGCAAAAGAGAAAagccaaaaagataaaaaaaatcactAAACAATTAAAATGAGATAGCCTTGTCATCAAAATGATAGTTTTGTTATCATAGTACAATATTAGGCATACATGTAGTTGCTCAAGTAATTGAGTAAATGAATATAGACAGAGACTCTGCATGATGCTGTTATTGCTCTCTCCATTATGCAACTTTTTATATCAATAGGGCAGGACTTGACAATATCTTATGATATGTTTCTATTTTTCTACTTCTATTTAATCACTAAGATGACAAATTGACAATGAATTACATTTTCATACTTATTTTGTGTCATAAACAATCTTGGGTTGCTTTAAAACATAGTCTGATATTCTATGTTGGCTTACAATGTTATTACTGATCAATGTTGTGTTCCATTTTGACACTATCATGAAATGAATAGTCACCACTATAACAAAGATGTCAAGGTAGAACTTTTTATCAGAGACAGGAAAACGAAAAAATTTTGAACTGTGAATTCACATACCAGATCCACACCCAAGAAGAAATGCCAACCCCTGGCCTTCTAGCTTATGTTTGAGGATCAACTTTTAAagacaaaataaaacaaaaaaaaatcaagtgtTAAAAGCGTCATTACCTAGAATATAGAACCAATTAAGAAGTGAAATGAAGGATTTCTTTTTCAGGTACTAGAAATAGCTAGTAAGAAAAGTATTACTCCCAACCTCTGCACCAACCTCAAGGTTGCGGGGCCTCTGATCAACTCTACTGGAAACTCTCACATCATTGACTGAGCAAAGAAATGCATCAGGCTACAGAAGGAATATAAACTGttaaatacacatacacacaccgaACCAAACAAGAGAAAGTAGTGGAATGTTCTCTGGTTAAGTAACACTTGAATAAGTTCAGGTCTTGGACCAGTCAACTTGTCAAACTTAACCAATAAAAAATCTGTAATTGTCATCCTTAGTAGACCTGCCTTCTGACCTTGTCCAACATGTTGTGGTGCTTTAAAATGTATTGCAAAAATAAGGCAAATCTTTCTGGTGACATAACCTAGTAGTAATAAACGATTTAGAACAATATGATTGAAAAGGAAATCTGAATAAATCAGTAATTAGATCAGAGATTGAATT of Musa acuminata AAA Group cultivar baxijiao chromosome BXJ2-3, Cavendish_Baxijiao_AAA, whole genome shotgun sequence contains these proteins:
- the LOC135580774 gene encoding uncharacterized protein LOC135580774 isoform X2, which produces MAAPFFSTPFQPYVYQSSQAAVTAFQILGGESQIVQIMLKAQEKLIAMPGTVYYISGSIQMDNNYIPENEAGFWQWIFGKRVTSVVISNSGPEDGFVGIAAPSPARILPIDLANFGGEILCQPDAFLCSVNDVRVSSRVDQRPRNLEVGAELILKHKLEGQGLAFLLGCGSVQKILAPGEVFIVDAACIIAMTSSINFQLKYSSPMRRVVFGGDNQLMATLSGPGVVFIQSLPFRRLSQRIARAAAAPSLRDNPKFFMQIAVLFFLAYVMIVSSLILTDV
- the LOC135580774 gene encoding uncharacterized protein LOC135580774 isoform X1; this translates as MAAPFFSTPFQPYVYQSSQAAVTAFQILGGESQIVQIMLKAQEKLIAMPGTVYYISGSIQMDNNYIPENEAGFWQWIFGKRVTSVVISNSGPEDGFVGIAAPSPARILPIDLANFGGEILCQPDAFLCSVNDVRVSSRVDQRPRNLEVGAELILKHKLEGQGLAFLLGCGSVVQKILAPGEVFIVDAACIIAMTSSINFQLKYSSPMRRVVFGGDNQLMATLSGPGVVFIQSLPFRRLSQRIARAAAAPSLRDNPKFFMQIAVLFFLAYVMIVSSLILTDV
- the LOC135580774 gene encoding uncharacterized protein LOC135580774 isoform X5, which produces MAAPFFSTPFQPYVYQSSQAAVTAFQILGGESQIVQIMLKAQEKLIAMPGFWQWIFGKRVTSVVISNSGPEDGFVGIAAPSPARILPIDLANFGGEILCQPDAFLCSVNDVRVSSRVDQRPRNLEVGAELILKHKLEGQGLAFLLGCGSVVQKILAPGEVFIVDAACIIAMTSSINFQLKYSSPMRRVVFGGDNQLMATLSGPGVVFIQSLPFRRLSQRIARAAAAPSLRDNPKFFMQIAVLFFLAYVMIVSSLILTDV
- the LOC135580774 gene encoding uncharacterized protein LOC135580774 isoform X4, whose protein sequence is MAAPFFSTPFQPYVYQSSQAAVTAFQILGGESQIVQIMLKAQEKLIAMPGTVYYISGSIQMDNNYIPENEAGFWQWIFGKRVTSVVISNSGPEDGFVGIAAPSPARILPIDLANFGGEILCQPDAFLCSVNDVRVSSRVDQRPRNLELILKHKLEGQGLAFLLGCGSVQKILAPGEVFIVDAACIIAMTSSINFQLKYSSPMRRVVFGGDNQLMATLSGPGVVFIQSLPFRRLSQRIARAAAAPSLRDNPKFFMQIAVLFFLAYVMIVSSLILTDV
- the LOC135580774 gene encoding uncharacterized protein LOC135580774 isoform X6 codes for the protein MLKAQEKLIAMPGTVYYISGSIQMDNNYIPENEAGFWQWIFGKRVTSVVISNSGPEDGFVGIAAPSPARILPIDLANFGGEILCQPDAFLCSVNDVRVSSRVDQRPRNLEVGAELILKHKLEGQGLAFLLGCGSVVQKILAPGEVFIVDAACIIAMTSSINFQLKYSSPMRRVVFGGDNQLMATLSGPGVVFIQSLPFRRLSQRIARAAAAPSLRDNPKFFMQIAVLFFLAYVMIVSSLILTDV
- the LOC135580774 gene encoding uncharacterized protein LOC135580774 isoform X3, producing the protein MAAPFFSTPFQPYVYQSSQAAVTAFQILGGESQIVQIMLKAQEKLIAMPGTVYYISGSIQMDNNYIPENEAGFWQWIFGKRVTSVVISNSGPEDGFVGIAAPSPARILPIDLANFGGEILCQPDAFLCSVNDVRVSSRVDQRPRNLELILKHKLEGQGLAFLLGCGSVVQKILAPGEVFIVDAACIIAMTSSINFQLKYSSPMRRVVFGGDNQLMATLSGPGVVFIQSLPFRRLSQRIARAAAAPSLRDNPKFFMQIAVLFFLAYVMIVSSLILTDV